From Streptomyces qinzhouensis, one genomic window encodes:
- a CDS encoding asparagine synthase-related protein: protein MRWLVGWSSIAANFGTAGAVGAADEGRTVHPVGSQLLWGDPDPLWAVGDWRPDEVRVVSADEFTKMAVLGCCAASDAELRTGLLSARGGALRHLTNWPGSYTVVVQSGRRITVIGDLAGARPVFHTPWANGTAYATAALPLADLIEAQLDIGYLAALLACPETPEALRDATPYDGVKRIPPGHALILREGSREITGYEPVASLAVAGPQMAADRAVDGVRDALVDAVRARLTAPRHAPETAPPDPGPVPGMGPADRRARRGAPVPGIGADLSGGSASATLALLAAGLPGRPGTLTGHGATGAGERLLAVTFNDLTEPGLEPELERARALAADPRLHHLVVTAGEEGLPYANLENGPLTDEPAPSLVTAERHRVRLASGSADHITGAGARQVLDAHPARLADLLIDRRRRHLLRPVTALARAEGPSTQSLLAPLTVYRAARRLARTPYRAGLETAADRLLQANRGSRAPGFGPLDASLAALTWSRPGPAARWLTGEALADVAVRLTGIATRAAPVQRPGEARARAALARHAFDQRILEQAAEVRSQRVHAPFLDNQVVRACRDLPEALRVRPGARADILRTVLAGAGVHELPPGWGTAPLTPQTVTAHKGLRAALPTLLALFDAPLLADAGLIDARVVRKALHDAADGEPVPLDGLADLVSTELWLRRLLSRRGTCWTGSAAPRSRAVSTGVPPRPSLRGGATR, encoded by the coding sequence ATGCGGTGGTTGGTGGGCTGGAGCAGTATCGCCGCGAATTTCGGTACGGCCGGGGCCGTCGGTGCCGCCGACGAGGGCCGCACGGTCCACCCCGTCGGCTCCCAACTCCTCTGGGGCGACCCCGATCCCCTCTGGGCGGTCGGCGACTGGCGCCCCGACGAGGTCCGCGTCGTCTCCGCCGACGAGTTCACCAAAATGGCCGTCCTCGGCTGCTGCGCCGCCTCCGACGCCGAACTCCGCACCGGACTGCTCTCCGCCCGCGGCGGCGCCCTGCGCCATCTCACCAACTGGCCCGGCAGCTATACCGTCGTCGTCCAGTCGGGCCGCCGGATCACCGTCATCGGCGACCTCGCGGGCGCCCGGCCCGTCTTCCACACCCCCTGGGCCAACGGCACCGCGTACGCCACCGCCGCGCTCCCCCTCGCCGACCTCATCGAGGCCCAGCTCGACATCGGCTATCTCGCCGCCCTGCTGGCCTGCCCCGAAACCCCCGAGGCCCTGCGCGACGCCACCCCCTACGACGGCGTCAAGCGCATCCCGCCGGGCCATGCGCTGATCCTCCGCGAGGGCTCCCGCGAGATCACCGGCTACGAACCCGTCGCCTCCCTCGCCGTCGCCGGCCCCCAGATGGCCGCCGACCGGGCCGTCGACGGGGTCCGCGACGCCCTCGTCGACGCCGTACGCGCCCGGCTCACCGCCCCGCGCCACGCCCCGGAGACCGCGCCCCCCGACCCCGGGCCGGTCCCCGGCATGGGCCCCGCCGACCGGCGCGCCCGGCGCGGCGCACCCGTCCCCGGCATCGGCGCCGACCTCTCCGGAGGCAGCGCCTCCGCCACCCTGGCGCTGCTCGCCGCCGGACTGCCCGGCCGCCCCGGCACCCTCACCGGCCACGGCGCGACCGGCGCGGGCGAACGCCTCCTCGCCGTCACCTTCAACGACCTCACCGAACCCGGTCTCGAACCCGAACTGGAACGCGCCCGCGCCCTCGCCGCCGACCCCCGGCTGCACCACCTCGTCGTCACCGCGGGCGAGGAGGGGCTGCCGTACGCCAATCTGGAGAACGGGCCCCTCACCGACGAACCCGCGCCCAGCCTCGTCACCGCCGAACGCCACCGGGTGCGCCTCGCGTCCGGCAGCGCCGACCACATCACCGGCGCGGGCGCCCGCCAGGTGCTCGACGCCCACCCGGCCCGGCTCGCCGACCTCCTCATCGACCGAAGACGCCGCCATCTGCTGCGGCCGGTGACCGCGCTCGCCCGCGCCGAAGGGCCGTCGACCCAGTCCCTGCTGGCACCCCTCACGGTCTACCGGGCCGCGCGCCGCCTCGCCCGTACGCCGTACCGGGCCGGCCTCGAAACCGCCGCCGACCGGCTGCTCCAGGCCAACCGCGGCAGCCGGGCCCCCGGTTTCGGCCCCCTCGACGCCTCCCTGGCCGCCCTCACCTGGTCCCGGCCCGGGCCCGCCGCCCGCTGGCTCACCGGCGAGGCGCTCGCGGATGTCGCCGTACGGCTCACCGGCATCGCCACCCGAGCGGCGCCCGTCCAGCGGCCCGGGGAGGCCCGCGCCCGGGCCGCCCTCGCCCGGCACGCCTTCGACCAGCGGATCCTCGAACAGGCCGCGGAGGTACGCAGCCAGCGCGTCCACGCGCCCTTCCTCGACAACCAGGTCGTCCGCGCCTGCCGCGACCTCCCGGAGGCGCTGCGGGTCCGGCCCGGCGCCCGCGCCGACATCCTCCGTACCGTGCTCGCGGGCGCCGGCGTCCACGAACTGCCCCCCGGCTGGGGCACGGCACCCCTCACCCCGCAGACCGTCACCGCGCACAAGGGACTGCGGGCGGCCCTCCCCACCCTGCTCGCCCTCTTCGACGCGCCGCTCCTCGCCGACGCGGGCCTCATCGACGCCCGGGTCGTCCGCAAGGCGCTGCACGACGCGGCGGACGGCGAGCCGGTACCCCTGGACGGGCTGGCGGACCTGGTCTCCACCGAGCTGTGGCTACGGCGGCTGCTGTCGCGCCGGGGCACCTGCTGGACGGGCTCGGCGGCCCCCCGCTCCCGCGCGGTCTCCACCGGCGTCCCGCCCCGCCCGTCCCTCCGCGGCGG
- a CDS encoding sporulation protein — protein MSREQRGPNEKLGTVLALAGISNAGLARRVNDLGAQRGLTLRYDKTSVARWVSKGMVPQGAAPHLIAAAIGSKLGRPVPLHEIGLADADPAPEVGLAFPRDVREAVKSATDLYRLDLAGRRAGTGGIWQSLAGSFSVSAYATPASRWLISPADPSVERPAPPYMRRGAADICGLDEADEVAGAGGARGTGESRGADGPGGGRGSGGGEGALGVGGRGTARTPAHPGPSGPPGTPGLPEAGSAPDPGTASGSGSGSGSGSGSGSGSGAVSGSGSVSVSGGAGPAGAVPLGQPPGQPPGHPDDSATRVGHSDVAKLREAAEDARRWDSKYGGGDWRSSMVPECLRVDAAPLLLGSYSDEVGRALFGATAELTRLAGWMAFDTGQQEAAQRYYIQALRLARAAADVPLGGYVLASMSLQSIYRGFADEGVDLAQAALERNRGLATARTMSFFHLVEARAHAKASDASAAGAALRAAEGWLERSRDGDPDPSWLGFYSYDRFAADAAECYRDLKLPRQVRRFTEKALSQPTDEFVRSHGLRLVVGAFAELESGNLDAACAAGARAVEVAGRISSVRTTEYVRDLLHKLEPYGDEPRVAELRERARPLLMAPA, from the coding sequence ATGTCCAGGGAGCAACGCGGGCCGAACGAGAAACTCGGCACCGTCCTCGCCCTCGCGGGAATCAGCAACGCCGGGCTCGCCCGGAGGGTCAACGACCTGGGCGCACAGCGCGGTCTGACCCTCCGCTACGACAAGACGTCGGTGGCGCGCTGGGTCTCCAAGGGCATGGTGCCGCAGGGCGCCGCACCCCATCTCATCGCCGCCGCGATCGGCTCCAAACTGGGCCGGCCCGTACCGCTGCACGAGATCGGTCTGGCCGACGCCGACCCGGCCCCCGAGGTCGGTCTCGCCTTCCCCCGCGATGTCCGGGAAGCGGTGAAATCGGCCACCGACCTCTACCGGCTCGACCTGGCGGGCCGGCGGGCGGGCACCGGCGGAATCTGGCAGTCCCTGGCCGGTTCCTTCTCGGTCAGCGCCTACGCGACGCCCGCGTCCCGCTGGCTGATATCCCCCGCCGACCCCTCGGTGGAACGCCCCGCTCCGCCCTATATGAGACGTGGGGCGGCCGATATCTGCGGTCTCGACGAGGCCGATGAGGTAGCCGGGGCCGGCGGAGCGCGAGGGACCGGGGAATCCCGGGGGGCCGATGGGCCGGGCGGGGGAAGAGGGAGCGGCGGTGGCGAAGGGGCCCTCGGGGTCGGTGGTCGTGGGACCGCGCGCACGCCCGCGCACCCCGGCCCGTCCGGACCTCCCGGAACTCCCGGACTGCCGGAGGCGGGCTCGGCACCCGACCCCGGCACTGCTTCCGGCTCCGGCTCCGGTTCTGGCTCCGGTTCCGGCTCCGGTTCTGGTTCTGGTGCGGTCTCCGGTTCCGGTTCCGTTTCGGTTTCCGGGGGTGCCGGGCCGGCCGGGGCCGTCCCGCTTGGACAGCCTCCCGGACAACCGCCCGGACATCCCGACGATTCCGCCACCCGCGTCGGCCACAGCGATGTGGCCAAACTGCGCGAGGCCGCCGAGGACGCCCGTCGCTGGGACTCCAAATACGGCGGTGGGGACTGGCGTTCGTCGATGGTCCCCGAATGTCTGCGGGTCGACGCCGCGCCGCTGCTCCTCGGCTCGTACTCGGACGAGGTCGGCCGCGCCCTGTTCGGCGCCACCGCCGAACTGACCCGGCTGGCTGGGTGGATGGCCTTCGACACCGGTCAGCAGGAGGCCGCCCAGCGGTACTACATCCAGGCACTGCGCCTCGCGCGCGCGGCGGCGGACGTGCCGCTCGGCGGATATGTGCTGGCATCGATGTCGCTCCAGTCCATCTACCGCGGCTTCGCCGACGAGGGCGTCGACCTCGCTCAGGCGGCGCTGGAGCGCAACCGGGGGCTCGCGACCGCGCGCACGATGAGCTTCTTCCATCTGGTGGAGGCGCGGGCGCACGCCAAGGCGAGCGACGCTTCGGCCGCGGGCGCCGCGCTGCGGGCCGCCGAGGGCTGGCTGGAGCGGTCACGCGACGGCGACCCCGACCCTTCCTGGCTGGGTTTCTACAGCTATGACCGGTTCGCGGCGGACGCGGCCGAGTGCTACCGCGATCTGAAACTGCCCCGGCAGGTAAGGCGGTTCACCGAGAAGGCGCTGTCCCAGCCGACGGACGAGTTCGTCCGCTCGCACGGGCTGCGGCTGGTGGTGGGCGCCTTCGCCGAGCTGGAGTCGGGCAATCTGGACGCCGCGTGCGCCGCGGGGGCCCGGGCGGTCGAGGTCGCGGGCCGGATCTCGTCCGTACGGACCACGGAGTACGTACGGGATCTGCTCCACAAACTGGAGCCCTACGGGGACGAGCCCAGGGTCGCCGAGCTGCGCGAGCGGGCCCGGCCGCTGCTGATGGCCCCGGCGTAG
- the lhgO gene encoding L-2-hydroxyglutarate oxidase yields the protein MTRTGRRRVVSGFDCDVLVIGGGIVGLSTARALTRSAPGTRVVVLEKEAALARHQTGRNSGVIHSGIYYRPGSLKARYAVEGAAEMVKFCAEHGLPHQVTGKLIVATRRDELPRLHALVQRGRENGIPVRELGPAQISEYEPEVRGLAAIQVGTTGVCDYGAVAEQLAVQAGAAGAEVRCGEEVVVVDRRPWGVAVRTASGTVLRARALVNCAGLQCDRVARLTGDDPEMRIVPFRGEYYELTDPSLIRGLVYPVPDPAFPFLGVHLTRGIDGGVHVGPNAVPALAREGYDWGVVRPAELAATLSWPGSWRIARRHWRYGAGELRRSLSKEAFAQEVRRLVPAVTEDALRRTDAGVRAQAVLRDGTLVDDFLIRETRQVVHVLNAPSPAATASLPIGREVARRVRAML from the coding sequence ATGACGAGAACCGGGCGACGGAGGGTCGTGAGCGGGTTCGACTGCGATGTGCTGGTCATCGGCGGCGGGATCGTCGGCCTGTCGACGGCCCGTGCCCTCACCCGCTCGGCCCCCGGCACCCGGGTGGTCGTGCTGGAGAAGGAGGCGGCCCTCGCCCGCCATCAGACCGGCCGGAACAGCGGCGTGATCCACAGCGGGATCTACTACCGCCCCGGCTCCCTCAAGGCACGGTATGCCGTCGAGGGCGCGGCCGAGATGGTGAAGTTCTGCGCCGAGCACGGACTGCCCCACCAGGTGACGGGCAAACTGATCGTCGCCACCCGGCGCGACGAGCTGCCCCGGCTGCACGCCCTGGTCCAGCGCGGCCGGGAGAACGGAATCCCGGTGCGCGAGCTGGGCCCCGCGCAGATCTCGGAGTACGAGCCCGAGGTGCGCGGCCTGGCCGCGATCCAGGTCGGGACGACGGGCGTGTGCGACTACGGAGCGGTGGCTGAGCAGCTCGCCGTCCAGGCGGGTGCGGCCGGAGCGGAGGTGCGCTGCGGTGAGGAGGTCGTCGTGGTGGACCGGCGTCCCTGGGGCGTCGCGGTGCGCACGGCCTCCGGGACGGTGCTGCGGGCCCGTGCCCTGGTGAACTGCGCCGGACTGCAGTGCGACCGGGTGGCCCGGCTCACCGGCGACGACCCCGAGATGCGGATCGTCCCCTTCCGCGGGGAGTACTACGAACTGACGGATCCCTCGCTGATCCGGGGCCTGGTCTATCCCGTCCCGGATCCGGCCTTCCCCTTCCTCGGCGTCCATCTCACCCGCGGGATCGACGGCGGGGTCCACGTCGGGCCGAACGCGGTCCCGGCCCTCGCCCGCGAGGGATACGACTGGGGGGTGGTCCGCCCCGCCGAGCTGGCGGCCACCCTGAGCTGGCCCGGCTCCTGGCGCATCGCCCGCCGCCACTGGCGTTACGGCGCGGGCGAGCTGCGCCGCTCACTGTCGAAGGAGGCCTTCGCCCAGGAGGTCCGGCGGCTGGTCCCCGCGGTCACGGAGGACGCCCTGCGGCGGACGGACGCGGGGGTGCGCGCCCAGGCCGTGCTCCGGGACGGCACCCTCGTCGACGACTTCCTGATACGCGAGACCCGCCAGGTCGTCCATGTGCTGAACGCGCCCTCTCCCGCGGCGACGGCATCTCTCCCGATCGGCCGCGAGGTGGCCCGCCGGGTGCGGGCGATGCTGTAG
- the trmB gene encoding tRNA (guanosine(46)-N7)-methyltransferase TrmB, which yields MSTSRPHTPESPAPGSEPASGSGSGSPAESAASGRARREPRFPGGPAADPAGSHHERRIRSFQPRRSRVTTGQGDALQRLWPLWGLDIDGRDRLDLGAMFDGLPVVLEIGFGMGEATAEMAAADPATGILAVDVHTPGQGNLLGLAERNGLTNVRVANGDAIILLREQLAPGALDGMRVYFPDPWPKKRHHKRRLIQPEFLTLAAGALRPGAVLHCATDWEPYADQMLEVLSAHPDFENTAEDGGFAPRPDFRPRTRFEGQGLVKGHIVRDLLFRRV from the coding sequence GTGTCGACATCGCGCCCCCACACCCCCGAGTCCCCCGCCCCCGGCTCCGAGCCCGCTTCCGGCTCCGGCTCCGGTTCTCCGGCCGAGTCCGCCGCCTCCGGGCGCGCGCGGCGTGAGCCGAGGTTCCCCGGCGGGCCTGCCGCCGACCCCGCGGGCTCGCACCACGAGCGGCGGATCCGGAGCTTCCAGCCCCGGCGCAGCCGGGTCACCACCGGCCAGGGGGACGCGCTCCAGCGGCTCTGGCCGCTCTGGGGCCTCGACATCGACGGACGGGACCGGCTCGACCTCGGCGCGATGTTCGACGGGCTGCCGGTGGTGCTGGAGATCGGCTTCGGCATGGGCGAGGCGACCGCGGAGATGGCCGCGGCCGATCCCGCGACGGGGATCCTCGCCGTGGACGTCCACACCCCGGGGCAGGGCAATCTGCTCGGTCTCGCCGAGCGGAACGGGCTGACGAACGTCCGGGTCGCCAACGGGGACGCGATCATCCTGCTGCGGGAGCAGCTCGCGCCGGGCGCCCTCGACGGAATGCGGGTGTACTTCCCGGACCCGTGGCCGAAGAAGCGGCACCACAAGCGGCGGCTGATCCAGCCCGAGTTCCTGACGCTGGCCGCCGGGGCCCTGCGGCCCGGGGCCGTGCTGCACTGCGCGACGGACTGGGAGCCCTACGCGGACCAGATGCTGGAGGTGCTGAGCGCGCACCCCGACTTCGAGAACACGGCCGAGGACGGCGGCTTCGCCCCCCGGCCGGATTTCCGGCCCCGAACCCGTTTCGAGGGCCAGGGCCTGGTCAAGGGGCATATCGTCCGCGACCTCCTCTTCCGCCGCGTCTGA
- a CDS encoding PrsW family intramembrane metalloprotease gives MPERSRWRYKPRASRIWRSKAIRAGVLIILLALCALGILATVRDQTGTQGFLVGLGLATLPVPLLLAAFRWLDRVEPGPWRNLAFAFAWGAFAAALMSITANTFAIQWIADSTTDPTDADNLGATVVAPVVEETAKAAAIFLIFFFRRRHFTGLVDGIVIAGFTATGFAFTENILYLGTAFDVDRAAGESGLVSVTATFFVRVVMSPFAHPLFTVLTGIGLGLAAAAARRHRFRRFAFPALGLLLSMGMHALWNGSASYLGPLGFYLVYGMFMVPVFALLTWLTIWSRQRELRVISAALPPYAAAGWLAPAEPAALASMRARAEARTIARRTHGPAAAHAVAEYVRFATSLAFLRDRAQRGTADPDFMAREQELLHHMWLRKAVAGPALTYAARASGVVSMPPPYRDYEGYNPYRV, from the coding sequence ATGCCCGAACGGTCCCGCTGGCGCTACAAGCCGCGCGCCTCCCGGATCTGGCGGAGCAAGGCGATCCGGGCCGGGGTGCTGATCATCCTGCTCGCGCTCTGCGCACTGGGCATCCTCGCGACGGTCCGCGATCAGACCGGCACCCAGGGCTTCCTCGTCGGTCTCGGTCTCGCCACCCTCCCGGTGCCCCTGCTCCTCGCCGCCTTCCGCTGGCTGGACCGGGTCGAGCCGGGCCCCTGGCGCAATCTGGCCTTCGCCTTCGCCTGGGGCGCCTTCGCCGCCGCCCTGATGTCGATCACGGCGAACACCTTCGCCATCCAGTGGATCGCCGACAGCACCACGGACCCGACCGACGCGGACAACCTCGGCGCGACGGTGGTCGCGCCGGTCGTCGAGGAGACCGCGAAGGCCGCCGCCATCTTCCTGATCTTCTTCTTCCGGCGCCGGCACTTCACCGGCCTGGTCGACGGCATCGTCATCGCCGGGTTCACCGCCACCGGCTTCGCGTTCACCGAGAACATCCTCTATCTCGGTACGGCCTTCGACGTGGACCGGGCGGCGGGCGAGTCCGGTCTCGTCTCGGTGACGGCGACCTTCTTCGTACGGGTCGTCATGTCCCCGTTCGCGCATCCGCTGTTCACCGTGCTCACCGGCATCGGCCTGGGTCTCGCCGCGGCGGCCGCCCGCCGGCACCGGTTCCGGAGGTTCGCCTTCCCCGCCCTCGGGCTGCTGCTGTCGATGGGCATGCACGCCCTGTGGAACGGCTCGGCGTCCTATCTCGGCCCGCTCGGTTTCTATCTGGTGTACGGGATGTTCATGGTCCCGGTCTTCGCCCTGCTGACCTGGCTGACGATCTGGTCCCGGCAGCGCGAGCTGCGGGTGATCTCGGCGGCCCTGCCGCCGTATGCCGCCGCGGGCTGGCTGGCACCCGCCGAACCCGCGGCGCTGGCGTCGATGCGGGCCCGTGCCGAGGCCCGGACCATCGCCCGGCGCACCCATGGACCGGCCGCGGCGCACGCGGTCGCGGAGTACGTCCGGTTCGCCACCTCACTGGCGTTCCTGCGCGACCGGGCGCAGCGCGGCACCGCGGATCCGGATTTCATGGCACGGGAGCAGGAGTTGCTGCACCATATGTGGCTGCGGAAGGCGGTGGCCGGTCCGGCGCTGACCTATGCGGCCCGGGCGAGCGGTGTGGTCTCCATGCCGCCGCCGTACCGGGACTACGAGGGGTACAACCCGTACCGCGTCTGA
- a CDS encoding M23 family metallopeptidase encodes MASNSPAPQAPAGPGYMSTSSRFSENGGAEGSTGEWVPSDESPVSSRGRHRVLRQQRRAFARSSTVLGVGVIAAVGAGGIATAQDKAPIAISLPDGLGGSEGAAENAGLATMGGTVTGEQSEAQDGAGDALRSRILQQAEQQQAQAEAERRAVAEKAAAEAAAADAMKASADAKKKADEAKKKAAADAKKKAEADRLAKLAKSFALPTSSYNITSTFGSSGGLWSSGQHTGLDFAAPAGTPAKAVGAGTIKSAGYSGSYGYQVIIELNDGTEVMYAHLSSINANVGQKVVAGDMVGRVGSTGNSTGNHLHLEVKTPGGTTIDPGAWLRSKGLQP; translated from the coding sequence GTGGCGTCCAACAGTCCTGCCCCGCAAGCCCCCGCCGGGCCCGGGTACATGAGCACGAGCAGCCGTTTCAGTGAGAACGGCGGTGCCGAGGGATCCACCGGAGAGTGGGTCCCCAGCGACGAATCGCCCGTCTCCTCGCGCGGCCGACACCGTGTACTGCGCCAGCAGCGCCGGGCCTTCGCCCGCAGCTCCACCGTCCTCGGCGTCGGAGTGATAGCCGCGGTCGGCGCGGGCGGCATCGCCACCGCGCAGGACAAGGCCCCCATCGCCATCTCCCTCCCCGACGGGCTCGGCGGCTCCGAGGGCGCGGCCGAGAACGCCGGCCTCGCGACCATGGGCGGCACCGTCACCGGTGAGCAGTCCGAGGCTCAGGACGGCGCGGGCGATGCCCTGCGCTCCCGGATCCTCCAGCAGGCCGAGCAGCAGCAGGCCCAGGCCGAGGCGGAGCGCCGGGCCGTCGCGGAGAAGGCCGCCGCCGAAGCCGCCGCCGCGGACGCCATGAAGGCATCGGCCGACGCCAAGAAGAAGGCCGACGAGGCGAAGAAGAAGGCCGCCGCGGACGCCAAGAAGAAGGCGGAGGCCGACCGGCTCGCCAAGCTGGCGAAGAGCTTCGCGCTCCCCACCTCCTCGTACAACATCACCTCGACCTTCGGTTCGTCCGGCGGTCTCTGGTCCTCCGGTCAGCACACCGGCCTCGACTTCGCCGCCCCGGCGGGCACCCCGGCCAAGGCCGTCGGTGCGGGCACCATCAAGTCGGCCGGCTACTCGGGCTCGTACGGCTACCAGGTCATCATCGAGCTGAACGACGGCACCGAGGTCATGTACGCCCACCTCTCGTCGATCAACGCCAATGTGGGCCAGAAGGTCGTCGCGGGCGACATGGTCGGGCGGGTCGGCTCGACCGGCAACTCCACCGGCAACCACCTCCACCTGGAGGTCAAGACGCCCGGCGGTACGACGATCGACCCCGGCGCCTGGCTGCGGAGCAAGGGCCTGCAGCCCTGA
- a CDS encoding PP2C family protein-serine/threonine phosphatase: MAEQKQRNGYGSARRFARMLPFLMIVIGVVYDLGTPPKFTAVPMFTAAPLIAAPFFSFAVTLATGVFAVLTELCLDIYNSSLGQTQAYTELSTVVTVTVLALFINRVITRSNEKLASARVIAETAQRAVLPTPAEEIGGLRIAARYEAALADAFIGGDLFAVQDTPHGVRLVVGDVRGKGLGAVEAVAILIGAFREAAERETTLERVADRMEQALVREALRRGAGDLDDFEGFATAVFAEIPRGFGAVRLLNRGHPEPLLLDADGGLRLLPPDEAALPLGMRELGNWPGRAESHPMPDGSTLLLYTDGLSEARNEAGVFYDPEQRLGGRPFPGPGELLDALVDDVRRHTGGGSTDDMALLAVTRPGGTGEAGAPGRPPEQTALRADG; the protein is encoded by the coding sequence GTGGCGGAGCAGAAGCAGCGGAACGGATACGGCAGTGCCCGGCGTTTCGCCCGGATGCTGCCGTTCCTGATGATCGTCATCGGTGTGGTGTACGACCTCGGGACACCGCCGAAATTCACCGCGGTGCCCATGTTCACGGCCGCCCCGCTGATCGCCGCGCCCTTCTTCTCCTTCGCCGTCACGCTGGCCACCGGCGTCTTCGCCGTCCTGACCGAGCTGTGCCTGGACATCTACAACAGCTCCCTCGGCCAGACCCAGGCCTATACCGAGCTGAGCACGGTCGTCACCGTCACCGTCCTGGCGCTCTTCATCAACCGGGTCATCACCCGGAGCAACGAGAAACTGGCCTCGGCCCGGGTGATCGCCGAGACCGCGCAGCGGGCCGTCCTGCCGACGCCCGCCGAGGAGATCGGCGGACTGCGGATCGCCGCCCGGTACGAGGCGGCGCTCGCCGACGCCTTCATCGGCGGTGATCTCTTCGCCGTACAGGACACCCCGCACGGTGTGCGGCTGGTGGTCGGGGACGTCCGGGGCAAGGGGCTGGGGGCCGTGGAGGCCGTGGCCATCCTGATCGGCGCCTTCCGGGAGGCGGCCGAGCGGGAGACCACGCTGGAGCGGGTCGCTGACCGGATGGAGCAGGCGCTCGTCCGGGAGGCGCTACGGCGCGGAGCGGGCGATCTCGATGACTTCGAGGGGTTCGCGACCGCCGTGTTCGCGGAGATCCCGCGTGGATTCGGGGCCGTACGCCTGCTGAACCGCGGGCATCCGGAGCCGCTGCTGCTGGACGCGGACGGCGGGCTGCGCCTGCTGCCACCGGACGAGGCGGCGCTGCCGCTGGGGATGCGGGAGCTGGGGAACTGGCCGGGGCGGGCCGAATCGCATCCGATGCCCGACGGCTCCACTCTGCTCCTCTATACGGACGGGCTCTCGGAGGCGCGGAACGAGGCCGGGGTGTTCTACGACCCGGAGCAGCGGCTCGGCGGGCGGCCCTTCCCGGGACCGGGGGAGCTGCTGGACGCGCTCGTGGACGATGTGCGACGGCATACGGGCGGCGGATCGACGGACGATATGGCGCTGCTCGCGGTCACCCGGCCGGGCGGGACCGGCGAGGCCGGAGCGCCGGGCCGGCCACCGGAACAGACGGCTCTCCGGGCCGATGGATAA
- a CDS encoding MerR family transcriptional regulator — protein MEWSIQEVARRAGTTSRTLRHYADIGLLAPHRIGSNGYRYYGPDELVRLQRILLLRELGLGLPAIAGVLAGRQDTSVALRTHLELLELERDRLARRIASVRTTLRKTERGEELMAEDVLDGFDNRQYEKEVKERWGPDAWRESNRRWQQLGEDERRAHLLDHEAIARDYARALKDGAEPGDETAQAVTRRMYAWQSLMTTPSKYHFIGLGEMFAADRRFGDNYDKYGAGTASFVRDAMRWYAERHLTD, from the coding sequence ATGGAGTGGTCGATCCAGGAGGTCGCCCGGCGCGCCGGGACGACCAGCCGCACCCTGCGGCACTACGCGGACATCGGGCTGCTGGCACCCCACCGGATCGGGTCCAACGGCTATCGCTACTACGGGCCGGACGAGCTGGTGCGCCTCCAGCGGATCCTGCTCCTGCGCGAGCTGGGGCTCGGGCTGCCCGCCATCGCCGGGGTGCTGGCGGGCCGGCAGGACACGTCCGTGGCGCTCCGGACCCATCTGGAGCTGCTGGAGCTGGAGCGGGACCGGCTCGCCCGGCGGATCGCCTCCGTGCGGACCACTCTCCGGAAGACCGAAAGAGGGGAAGAGCTGATGGCGGAAGACGTACTCGACGGCTTCGACAACAGGCAGTACGAGAAGGAGGTCAAGGAGCGCTGGGGCCCGGACGCCTGGCGCGAGAGCAACCGCCGGTGGCAGCAGCTCGGCGAGGACGAGCGGCGGGCGCATCTGCTGGACCACGAGGCGATCGCCCGGGACTACGCCCGGGCCCTGAAGGACGGCGCCGAGCCCGGCGACGAGACCGCCCAGGCGGTCACCCGGCGGATGTACGCCTGGCAGTCGCTGATGACCACGCCGTCGAAGTACCACTTCATCGGGCTCGGCGAGATGTTCGCCGCCGACCGGCGCTTCGGCGACAACTACGACAAGTACGGGGCGGGTACGGCGTCCTTCGTCCGGGACGCGATGCGGTGGTACGCGGAGCGTCACCTCACCGACTGA